In the Hordeum vulgare subsp. vulgare chromosome 7H, MorexV3_pseudomolecules_assembly, whole genome shotgun sequence genome, one interval contains:
- the LOC123409204 gene encoding outer envelope protein 61-like yields MMNPEMMRVAEEQMRRIPADDLARMQRQLMSNPDLLKLATESMKNMTANDFKRAAEHLNHTPPEEMLDMTEKIAKAKPEELAAMKAQADAQTSYAISTAKTLKREGNQLHRDGQYADAAAKYKLARDNVKNGVPSPVGRDLQLQCSVNLMACYLKLGEFEECVNEGSEVLSYDSGTVKAYYRRGQAYKELGNLQAAVADLSKAHEMSPDDETVAQVLTEAQEKLATQGEAAENVPKGLVIEEIVEEDVSSDLSTAQQNSSSSTTEHTVSQPQPHDEARSSRQSDSSESLINMSQVPVAPHFGSNMPTGMVGMADPAMWEMLSSMMENMSPEAMANISGQFGIELSKEDAADAQQAMSSVSPQDLETMMKWIGRAQQGVQAAKKTKDWLLGRKGFIFAILMLILAFLLGFIRR; encoded by the coding sequence ATGATGAACCCGGAGATGATGCGGGTGGCGGAGGAGCAGATGCGGCGCATACCCGCCGACGACCTCGCCAGGATGCAGCGGCAGCTCATGTCCAACCCGGACCTGCTGAAGCTCGCCAccgagagcatgaagaacatgacGGCCAACGACTTCAAGCGAGCTGCCGAGCACCTGAACCATACGCCTCCAGAGGAGATGCTCGACATGACCGAGAAAATCGCCAAGGCCAAGCCCGAGGAGCTCGCCGCCATGAAGGCCCAAGCCGACGCACAGACGTCGTACGCGATATCCACCGCCAAGACGCTCAAGCGGGAGGGGAACCAGCTCCACCGCGACGGGCAGTACGCCGACGCTGCCGCCAAGTACAAGCTCGCCAGGGATAACGTGAAGAACGGCGTGCCGTCGCCGGTCGGGCGCGATCTGCAGCTGCAGTGCAGCGTTAATCTGATGGCATGTTACCTGAAACTAGGCGAGTTTGAGGAGTGCGTCAACGAAGGCTCGGAGGTTTTGAGCTATGACTCGGGCACCGTCAAAGCGTACTACCGAAGGGGTCAGGCATACAAGGAGCTGGGAAACCTCCAGGCTGCTGTTGCTGACCTAAGTAAAGCCCATGAAATGTCTCCGGACGATGAAACTGTCGCTCAAGTTCTGACAGAGGCACAAGAAAAACTTGCAACCCAAGGGGAGGCAGCAGAAAACGTGCCAAAGGGACTTGTTATTGAAGAAATCGTAGAGGAAGATGTTAGTTCTGATCTGTCAACCGCTCAAcagaattcttcttcttctactactgagCATACTGtttcacaaccacaaccacacgaCGAAGCACGAAGCTCGAGACAGTCTGATTCTTCAGAAAGCTTGATCAATATGTCTCAGGTCCCTGTTGCTCCACATTTTGGATCCAATATGCCGACTGGCATGGTTGGTATGGCAGACCCTGCTATGTGGGAGATGTTGTCATCCATGATGGAGAACATGAGCCCTGAAGCGATGGCAAACATTAGCGGGCAGTTTGGTATCGAGTTGTCCAAAGAGGATGCTGCCGACGCTCAACAGGCTATGTCTTCGGTCTCTCCACAAGATTTAGAAACGATGATGAAATGGATCGGCAGAGCACAGCAAGGAGTCCAAGCAGCAAAGAAGACAAAGGACTGGCTACTAGGCAGGAAGGGCTTCATCTTTGCTATTCTCATGCTCATCTTGGCGTTCCTGCTTGGATTCATCAGGAGGTGA
- the LOC123410990 gene encoding SUMO-activating enzyme subunit 1A-like — protein sequence MCDRMSLDESKIPTSLLERLLAAGKKEHPPVCAILGGILGQEVIKSISCKGNPIKNFFYFDAADGKGAMEDIPPTPED from the exons ATGTGTGATAGAATG TCTTTGGACGAGTCTAAAATTCCGACGTCTCTCCTGGAACGGCTTCTAGCAGCTGGGAAAAAGGAACATCCTCCTGTATGTGCAATCCTTGGTGGCATTCTTGGTCAG GAGGTGATCAAGTCAATATCTTGTAAGGGCAATCCAATCAAGAATTTCTTTTACTTCGACGCCGCTGATGGTAAAGGGGCCATGGAGGACATCCCCCCAACTCCTGAAGACTGA